The Candidatus Poribacteria bacterium genome includes a region encoding these proteins:
- a CDS encoding GNAT family N-acetyltransferase, translating to MLQPGNFAGHSIHLETKRLRLRPFKEADFDTAVPFYNDPDFLQAMEGEPPDEPITKDYLKAAGTAMAKDGFLFAIVEKASGRTIGEVCLQWMNLERGEIEGEKVMRLPIGIWDKTLWGKGYGKEVVRCLVAHAFEKLGIDRLCPMDVDVDNARSKALWQALGFTVSREVDDGKTVDFEMTRAEYEKRVQQNFKLEES from the coding sequence ATGTTACAACCCGGTAACTTTGCGGGCCACAGTATTCACTTGGAGACTAAACGGCTCAGACTTCGCCCCTTTAAAGAGGCAGATTTTGATACTGCGGTCCCCTTTTACAACGACCCTGATTTCCTACAAGCGATGGAAGGGGAACCACCGGATGAACCCATAACGAAAGACTATCTCAAAGCCGCGGGCACAGCGATGGCAAAAGACGGTTTTTTGTTCGCAATCGTTGAAAAGGCAAGCGGACGCACCATCGGTGAGGTCTGTTTGCAATGGATGAACTTGGAGCGCGGGGAAATTGAGGGTGAGAAAGTCATGCGCCTCCCCATCGGGATTTGGGACAAAACTTTGTGGGGGAAAGGCTACGGAAAAGAGGTCGTGCGATGCTTAGTCGCTCACGCGTTTGAGAAATTGGGGATTGATCGGTTGTGTCCAATGGATGTCGACGTGGACAATGCCCGTTCAAAAGCGTTGTGGCAGGCACTGGGATTCACCGTTTCACGAGAAGTGGATGACGGAAAAACAGTGGACTTTGAGATGACACGCGCAGAATATGAGAAACGTGTTCAACAGAATTTCAAATTAGAGGAGTCTTGA
- a CDS encoding carbohydrate binding family 9 domain-containing protein, with the protein MRHRIVLVILAAIAATSIHVEASKEIKPSFTQDTIEIDGHLTEKDWAQAQVIDDFTQQSPDEGQPSTERTEVRMLYSAEKLYIGFECYDSEPEKVVANEMRRDGQLWQNDNVYVMLDTYGDKRQCVFFRMNALGAQSDTAVTDGGENLNGSWDCIWEAAGRRHNKGWTVEIAIPFNQLRFKKSDSMMWGVNFGRNIARKNETTQWIQVPRSESWPGTYHPTYQGKLIELQGIASPSYFNVKPYLLGGLARNLDDTKWQRTTERDLGLDMKYGVTSNLTLDLTVNTDFAQVEADQEEVNLTRFSLFFPERREFFLEGSGLFAFGAGIGDFGPPPLSVFYSRRIGIEDDRQVRLLGGGKLTGKVGAYSVGALNMTTAASEESPLTNFSVLRMQRDILSDSNVGFILTNRQSDIGEYHRNGGVDLFFRPHDQWRMRAMTVGSWSPDPDERDVAWYLSNDWRNDSFHVNASYLDIGPQFTSKMGFMHRRDIRSLMLNADYEVQVRRYSVRNVGAMFTGSYLLDHDNRLIGWDVGVGGDMISESDDGLNLDFRRFFDRVEEPFSIGDVEIPAGDYEMDQVSLTTFTETSRPLAIFGQMDYGDYFHGDRVSLSIDSQWRMTYQLAIEMRYQRNWINLPESDLFTTNVVGTRISYALNTRFFTKLYAQWNDSAERASANFLLNYIYRPGSDFYFVFDQAWKASQGLQDHEWTVLSKFTYLFSL; encoded by the coding sequence ATGCGTCACAGAATCGTTCTTGTGATATTGGCGGCGATTGCAGCAACGAGCATACATGTTGAAGCCAGCAAAGAAATTAAACCGTCGTTCACCCAAGACACCATCGAAATCGACGGGCATCTCACTGAAAAGGATTGGGCGCAGGCACAGGTCATTGATGACTTTACCCAACAATCCCCTGATGAAGGGCAGCCGAGTACCGAACGCACAGAGGTCCGCATGCTGTATAGTGCGGAGAAACTTTATATCGGGTTTGAGTGTTACGACTCCGAGCCTGAAAAAGTGGTTGCGAACGAAATGCGGCGGGATGGGCAGCTGTGGCAGAATGACAACGTTTATGTGATGCTTGACACCTACGGTGATAAAAGACAGTGCGTCTTTTTTCGGATGAATGCGCTCGGAGCACAGTCAGATACCGCAGTCACGGACGGTGGCGAAAATCTTAATGGGAGTTGGGACTGTATCTGGGAGGCTGCGGGACGGCGGCACAATAAAGGCTGGACGGTTGAGATCGCGATCCCGTTCAATCAGTTACGGTTTAAAAAAAGCGATTCGATGATGTGGGGCGTGAATTTTGGACGCAATATCGCGCGGAAGAATGAAACGACACAGTGGATACAGGTCCCTCGAAGTGAGAGTTGGCCCGGCACCTATCATCCGACGTATCAAGGCAAACTGATTGAATTACAGGGCATCGCGTCACCCTCCTATTTTAATGTCAAGCCGTATCTCCTCGGTGGCTTGGCGAGGAATCTCGACGACACAAAGTGGCAACGAACTACCGAACGCGATCTCGGCTTAGACATGAAATACGGGGTGACATCGAACCTGACGTTAGACTTAACGGTGAATACCGATTTCGCACAGGTAGAAGCCGATCAAGAGGAGGTTAACCTCACGCGTTTCAGTCTTTTTTTTCCTGAACGGCGAGAGTTCTTTCTCGAAGGAAGCGGACTCTTCGCTTTTGGCGCGGGCATTGGGGATTTCGGCCCCCCACCCCTGTCAGTTTTTTACAGTCGCCGAATCGGCATTGAAGACGACAGACAGGTTCGGCTGCTCGGTGGTGGTAAACTGACTGGAAAAGTCGGGGCATACAGTGTGGGCGCGCTCAATATGACGACCGCCGCCTCAGAAGAATCACCGTTGACGAATTTCTCTGTACTCAGAATGCAGCGCGATATTCTCAGCGATTCGAACGTTGGTTTCATTCTCACCAATCGACAGAGCGACATCGGCGAGTATCATCGCAACGGCGGGGTAGACCTCTTTTTTAGACCCCATGATCAGTGGCGGATGCGGGCAATGACCGTTGGAAGTTGGTCGCCGGATCCCGATGAACGCGATGTCGCATGGTATCTCTCGAACGACTGGCGCAACGACTCTTTTCACGTCAATGCGTCTTATCTCGACATCGGTCCCCAATTTACCAGTAAAATGGGGTTCATGCATCGACGAGACATCCGTTCGTTGATGTTGAATGCCGATTACGAAGTTCAAGTGAGACGATACAGTGTTCGAAATGTCGGCGCAATGTTCACTGGTAGTTATCTGTTAGACCACGATAACAGGCTCATCGGTTGGGATGTGGGAGTCGGTGGAGATATGATTTCGGAATCCGACGATGGACTCAACCTCGATTTCCGGCGGTTTTTTGACCGTGTTGAGGAACCTTTCAGCATCGGTGATGTTGAGATTCCCGCTGGCGATTATGAAATGGATCAGGTTTCACTAACCACTTTCACCGAGACCAGTCGTCCGCTCGCGATCTTCGGACAGATGGATTACGGGGATTACTTTCACGGCGATCGTGTGAGTCTCAGCATTGATAGTCAGTGGCGGATGACCTATCAGCTCGCGATTGAAATGCGATACCAACGCAACTGGATTAACCTACCCGAAAGCGATCTGTTTACGACAAACGTTGTCGGCACTCGTATCAGTTATGCGTTGAATACGCGTTTCTTTACCAAATTATACGCGCAATGGAACGACAGTGCAGAGCGGGCAAGTGCGAATTTTCTGCTCAATTACATCTACCGGCCCGGTAGCGATTTTTACTTCGTGTTCGATCAGGCGTGGAAGGCATCGCAAGGCTTGCAAGATCACGAATGGACAGTCTTGAGTAAATTTACCTATCTGTTCAGTTTATAG